The following are from one region of the Halarcobacter sp. genome:
- a CDS encoding diguanylate cyclase translates to MESKVQKVVKDTILSLHEKGIPATPNEYHKEFCKFSKVHNLTIQECELFKELVSKLSKNEQIEIEKKDITTFEDLIPILLNRVSKDNLSSLAKIFQQSIVPSISIDINEERNKFSIKIGDSPALMFEEDIQKEMQNYITKRFEADKRVVKQKTAEIAKMLTLMGQYFNDAIQSSGNGSENVSNIKSEIQSMDMQTPDIKTLTSLQTKLIDAAKSIEDEMNNVGEKLTSGKSEVETLEQQVKRLQEELEKTREESIKDHLTGLLTRRAYDEAIKKIENTFIRNNTQYAIVFFDIDHFKKINDTYGHEAGDVILSTFAKILGKNTRDLDVVSRYGGEEFVAVVHFNLKRELLKYLKRIKSIIQANSFVYKNQKIHLTFSAGVSIRNNHSSYDSTIQKADMLLYEAKEAGRNRIILEDGTVI, encoded by the coding sequence TTCAAAAGTTCATAATCTAACAATCCAAGAGTGTGAACTTTTTAAAGAATTAGTAAGTAAACTAAGCAAAAATGAACAAATTGAGATAGAAAAAAAAGATATAACAACTTTTGAAGACTTGATACCAATCTTATTAAATAGAGTTTCAAAAGATAACTTAAGCTCTTTAGCTAAAATCTTTCAACAATCAATTGTTCCTTCAATCAGTATAGATATAAATGAAGAGAGAAATAAGTTTTCAATAAAAATTGGTGATTCTCCAGCTTTAATGTTTGAAGAAGATATTCAAAAAGAGATGCAAAACTATATAACTAAAAGATTTGAAGCAGATAAAAGAGTTGTAAAACAAAAAACTGCGGAAATAGCTAAAATGTTAACTCTTATGGGACAGTATTTTAATGATGCAATCCAAAGTAGTGGCAATGGCTCAGAAAATGTATCAAATATCAAATCAGAAATCCAATCAATGGATATGCAAACTCCTGACATAAAAACATTAACATCTCTTCAAACAAAACTTATAGATGCAGCAAAATCTATTGAAGATGAGATGAATAATGTAGGTGAAAAATTAACATCAGGGAAATCTGAAGTTGAAACTTTAGAACAGCAAGTTAAAAGGTTACAAGAAGAATTAGAAAAAACTAGAGAAGAGAGTATAAAAGATCATCTAACAGGACTTCTTACAAGAAGAGCTTATGATGAAGCAATTAAAAAGATTGAAAATACTTTTATACGCAACAATACTCAATATGCAATTGTATTTTTTGATATTGATCACTTTAAAAAGATAAATGATACTTATGGACACGAAGCAGGTGATGTTATTCTTTCTACATTTGCAAAAATTTTAGGGAAAAACACAAGAGATTTAGATGTGGTTTCAAGATATGGTGGAGAAGAGTTTGTTGCTGTAGTTCATTTTAATCTAAAAAGAGAATTATTAAAATATCTAAAAAGAATAAAATCAATAATACAAGCAAATAGTTTTGTATATAAAAATCAAAAAATTCATTTAACATTTTCTGCTGGGGTATCTATTAGAAATAATCACAGCAGCTACGATAGTACTATACAAAAAGCAGATATGTTGTTATATGAGGCAAAAGAAGCTGGAAGAAATAGAATAATCTTAGAAGATGGTACAGTTATTTAA
- a CDS encoding glycoside hydrolase family 3 N-terminal domain-containing protein: MVQLFKTIALILLLFSCLNANNLNEQEIKKLIGRTIIIGFEGQTLNSSLKENIDKYNLGGVILFNKDYKTKKKKNILNPNQLKKLNSNIQNYSKYKMFISIDQEGGKVSRLNPNNGFFLTPSAKDISSKDINQAKKEYQKLAYNLKKMKINLNFAPVVDLNINPNNKVIVQLERSYSKDPSEVVKYASVFIEEQNRYGIGSVIKHFPGHGSSNADSHKGFVDITNTWKKKELNPYKQLIKDNKVDFIMTAHVFNKKLDKEYPATLSYKINTKILREKLKFKGVIISDDLQMKAISEHYSLRERIKLSINAGVNILLFGNQLDKNDLKTIVDTIYNLIEQKEIKLSKIIESNKLIKNFTDKIQ; encoded by the coding sequence ATGGTACAGTTATTTAAAACCATTGCTCTAATACTACTTTTATTCTCTTGTTTAAATGCAAATAATTTAAATGAACAAGAGATTAAAAAACTAATTGGAAGAACAATCATAATAGGCTTTGAGGGCCAAACTTTAAATTCAAGCTTAAAAGAAAATATAGATAAATATAACTTAGGTGGTGTGATCTTATTTAATAAAGATTATAAAACTAAAAAGAAAAAAAATATACTAAATCCTAATCAATTAAAAAAACTAAATTCTAATATACAAAACTATTCAAAATATAAAATGTTTATATCTATTGACCAAGAGGGAGGGAAAGTTAGTAGATTAAATCCTAATAATGGTTTTTTTCTTACACCTAGTGCAAAAGATATCTCTTCTAAAGATATAAATCAAGCAAAAAAAGAATATCAAAAATTAGCATACAATTTAAAAAAGATGAAAATAAATCTAAATTTTGCTCCTGTTGTAGATTTAAATATAAACCCTAATAATAAAGTTATAGTGCAGTTAGAACGTTCTTATTCTAAAGATCCATCAGAAGTAGTTAAATATGCTTCAGTATTTATTGAAGAGCAAAATAGATATGGTATTGGCTCTGTAATCAAACATTTTCCAGGACATGGTTCATCAAATGCTGATTCACATAAAGGTTTTGTAGATATAACAAATACATGGAAAAAAAAGGAGTTAAACCCTTACAAACAATTGATAAAAGATAATAAGGTTGATTTTATTATGACAGCACATGTATTTAATAAAAAACTTGATAAAGAATATCCTGCAACACTATCTTATAAAATAAATACAAAAATTTTAAGAGAAAAATTAAAATTTAAAGGTGTAATTATAAGTGATGACTTGCAAATGAAAGCTATAAGTGAACATTATTCTTTAAGAGAAAGAATAAAATTATCTATAAATGCAGGTGTTAATATATTACTTTTTGGAAATCAATTAGATAAAAATGATTTAAAAACAATTGTTGATACAATTTATAATCTAATTGAACAAAAAGAGATAAAGTTATCTAAAATCATAGAATCAAATAAACTAATAAAAAATTTTACTGATAAGATACAATAG
- a CDS encoding HAMP domain-containing sensor histidine kinase, translated as MRISLSYKWVIASLLIESLMLTLMVIKNVDQLEDNLSVQTHIRLDEQKILLQSALVAPIVQMDYATIDAILKETKKISTIEYLAVVDSRNNCISSVGWEDCKNLPSPEKNPFSSESLEDERFDTSIPIALSSQNLGKAYLGLSTRFYVQAKEEMIIRSIIIAMVELILSAFLLITVSKWIIKNLVKLTHTADAIAHGDYSQRIDLGDSKETFELQNSFNLMAENIEKNIDSLKLSNKKEKKLFEKLKSQLEKNNEQAQLIKQQTRMAVIGEMLNNIAHQWRQPLNAITVQLSSLKLKNELNIVEENDISDTADSVIKYAKYLSNTIDDFRNFMKSNPRKENFSIKESFQKAVDIVSASLKNNYINLKLEDTEDDFFIDGIKNELTQVFINLLNNSKDILSENNIKQKVIEVKFYKDNEDIIITIQDNAGGINESIIDKIFDPYFTTKHKSQGTGIGLYMSTKIINEHFNGEIIVKNDDIVFENNSYKGAKFFIVLPT; from the coding sequence ATGAGAATATCTTTATCCTATAAATGGGTAATCGCAAGTTTATTAATAGAAAGTTTAATGCTTACCTTAATGGTGATTAAAAATGTTGATCAACTTGAAGATAATCTATCCGTACAGACTCATATTAGACTTGATGAACAAAAAATTCTCTTACAAAGTGCCCTTGTTGCACCTATTGTTCAAATGGATTATGCAACAATTGATGCCATACTTAAAGAAACAAAAAAAATATCTACTATTGAATATCTTGCAGTTGTAGATAGTAGAAATAATTGTATATCATCTGTAGGATGGGAAGATTGTAAAAATTTACCCAGTCCAGAAAAAAATCCTTTTAGTAGTGAATCTTTAGAAGATGAAAGGTTTGATACTAGTATACCTATTGCTTTATCATCTCAAAATCTTGGAAAGGCATATTTAGGATTATCCACAAGGTTTTATGTACAAGCAAAAGAAGAGATGATTATAAGAAGTATAATAATAGCAATGGTTGAATTAATACTTTCAGCTTTTCTTCTTATAACTGTAAGTAAATGGATAATTAAAAACTTAGTTAAATTAACTCATACAGCAGATGCTATAGCCCATGGTGATTACTCTCAAAGAATAGATTTGGGAGATAGTAAAGAGACTTTTGAATTACAAAATTCATTTAATCTTATGGCTGAGAATATTGAAAAAAATATTGATAGTTTAAAGCTTTCAAATAAAAAAGAAAAGAAACTTTTTGAGAAATTAAAATCTCAACTTGAAAAAAATAATGAACAAGCCCAATTGATAAAACAGCAAACAAGAATGGCTGTAATTGGAGAGATGCTTAATAATATTGCACATCAATGGAGACAGCCTCTAAATGCTATTACAGTTCAATTAAGTAGTTTAAAACTAAAAAATGAATTAAATATTGTTGAAGAAAATGATATAAGTGATACTGCTGATAGTGTTATTAAATATGCAAAATATTTAAGTAATACTATTGATGATTTTAGAAATTTTATGAAAAGTAATCCAAGAAAAGAGAATTTTAGTATTAAAGAGAGTTTTCAAAAAGCTGTTGATATTGTAAGTGCTTCTTTAAAGAACAATTATATAAATTTGAAGCTTGAAGATACTGAGGATGATTTTTTTATAGATGGAATTAAAAATGAATTAACACAGGTTTTTATTAATCTACTTAACAACTCAAAAGATATTTTGTCGGAGAATAATATTAAACAAAAAGTTATTGAAGTTAAATTTTATAAAGACAATGAAGATATTATAATTACTATTCAAGATAATGCTGGTGGGATAAATGAGTCAATTATAGATAAAATTTTTGATCCATATTTTACAACAAAACACAAAAGCCAAGGTACAGGAATAGGATTGTATATGAGTACAAAAATTATAAATGAACATTTCAATGGTGAGATTATTGTCAAAAATGATGATATTGTGTTTGAGAATAATAGCTATAAAGGAGCTAAGTTTTTTATTGTTTTACCCACATAA
- a CDS encoding PhnD/SsuA/transferrin family substrate-binding protein, producing the protein MNLKTILLVFFTLYTFINAQENDITIGIAPHSSTRVILESHQDLRLFLEKHFDRPVRIVTAKNFSEFSKRSNTGTFYDLVLTSPNLAVLAQKMGDYEPIMTYKKGLSTIILSKDKNILKKEKYPLHVIGLDPVSFPTLDAQKWLDEQGFNEDEKIKYTYTSATDSSIAILLNNHADMIIMSLPNYLKLLDNKMKDKVHVIYQSEPKPSRVYLAKDRNGITLNEWKKALDIFTKSKEGQNHLKKTRLEGFKKIESKDLDVLKPIVEKTMKRLYK; encoded by the coding sequence ATGAATTTGAAAACAATATTATTAGTATTTTTTACTTTATATACATTTATAAATGCTCAAGAAAATGATATAACTATAGGAATCGCTCCCCATTCTTCTACAAGAGTTATTCTTGAATCGCATCAAGACTTAAGATTGTTTCTTGAAAAACATTTTGATAGGCCAGTTAGAATTGTAACTGCAAAAAATTTTAGCGAGTTTTCAAAACGTTCAAATACGGGTACTTTTTATGATTTAGTTTTAACTTCTCCAAATCTTGCAGTACTTGCTCAAAAAATGGGAGATTACGAACCAATAATGACATACAAAAAAGGCTTGTCAACAATAATATTGTCAAAAGATAAAAATATATTAAAAAAAGAAAAATATCCTTTACATGTAATTGGTTTAGATCCTGTATCTTTCCCTACACTTGATGCGCAAAAATGGTTAGATGAACAAGGGTTTAATGAGGATGAAAAAATAAAATATACCTATACCAGTGCTACTGATAGTTCAATAGCCATTCTTCTAAATAATCATGCAGATATGATTATCATGTCTTTACCAAATTATCTAAAACTTTTAGATAATAAGATGAAAGATAAAGTTCATGTAATTTATCAAAGTGAACCTAAACCAAGTAGAGTTTATTTAGCAAAAGATAGAAATGGAATAACTCTTAATGAATGGAAAAAGGCACTAGATATATTTACAAAATCAAAAGAAGGGCAAAACCATTTAAAAAAGACTAGGCTAGAAGGTTTTAAAAAAATAGAGTCGAAAGATCTAGATGTTCTTAAACCTATTGTTGAAAAAACTATGAAAAGGTTATACAAGTAA
- a CDS encoding diguanylate cyclase has translation MFKNIPFRFTVLSLFIFLSIIIIIFMIYIQTVFIKDFSLDITKDNFVLSSSEVKNNLKVLNKKNDFFIDAISISFEDLNSFEQIIENKKQYLDVLTKILEKNKNLYSTYFAFNDNSFFEIINLDIDKSLRKKYSLSLKSRWLLIYIDGKEKEIRKILSYDENLVKIDESESENTYLATSRPWFKKASNKEGQLIKSLPYSFKNINSIGMTYAKKYNDDVIFALDVLLKDLNQSIDKLNSLNTMDSFIFSKTNELITTTTTNKELISKITKLIKENSINTKSIYTINSKDYIINYSKLDDDIYNHLVSIVSLDEVMKEYSKYFDLMIIFTVILFLVLLPIIWYFASIIVEPVLKLIEESKKVKNRKYSDLKKVNSRVFEIQELSNSLLNMSESIYEYQHKLELKVKERTKELKEKNKELRKLSVTDKLTNIYNRIKLDEEIEIQIDRAKRYDENFGVIMIDVDYFKQVNDTYGHQVGDTTLIEIAKILKNNIRKSDIVGRWGGEEFLIIINYINIDDIKALANSIRIKIEEHTFPVIDKKTASFGVSTYQKDDSIKTLLHRADEALYEAKEKGRNCVVIN, from the coding sequence ATGTTTAAAAATATCCCTTTTAGGTTTACTGTACTATCTCTATTTATATTTCTTTCTATAATAATTATTATATTTATGATTTATATTCAAACAGTTTTCATAAAAGATTTTTCTTTAGATATTACAAAAGACAATTTTGTTCTTTCTTCTTCTGAAGTAAAAAATAATTTAAAAGTCTTAAACAAAAAAAATGATTTTTTTATAGATGCAATTAGCATCTCTTTTGAGGATTTAAACTCTTTTGAGCAAATTATTGAAAATAAAAAACAATATCTCGATGTTTTAACAAAAATTTTAGAAAAAAATAAAAATTTATATTCAACCTACTTTGCTTTTAATGATAATAGTTTTTTTGAAATAATAAATCTAGATATTGACAAATCACTTAGAAAAAAATATTCCTTATCTCTAAAATCACGTTGGTTACTAATCTATATAGATGGAAAAGAAAAAGAGATTAGAAAAATACTTAGTTATGATGAAAATTTAGTAAAAATCGATGAATCAGAGAGTGAAAATACATATTTAGCTACAAGTAGACCTTGGTTTAAAAAAGCTTCTAATAAAGAAGGTCAACTAATAAAAAGTCTTCCTTATTCTTTTAAAAATATTAATTCTATAGGAATGACTTATGCAAAGAAATATAACGATGATGTAATCTTTGCACTTGATGTGTTATTAAAAGATTTAAACCAATCTATTGATAAATTGAACTCTTTAAATACTATGGATAGTTTTATTTTTTCTAAAACAAATGAATTGATTACAACAACTACAACAAATAAAGAATTGATATCTAAAATAACTAAACTTATAAAAGAAAACTCTATAAACACTAAATCTATTTATACAATAAATTCAAAAGATTATATTATAAACTACTCAAAACTAGATGATGATATATATAACCATTTAGTTTCGATTGTTTCTTTAGATGAAGTTATGAAAGAGTATTCTAAATATTTTGATTTAATGATTATTTTTACAGTTATACTATTTTTAGTTTTACTTCCAATCATTTGGTATTTTGCATCAATAATTGTTGAGCCAGTTTTAAAATTAATTGAAGAGAGTAAAAAGGTAAAAAATAGAAAATATTCAGATTTGAAAAAAGTAAATAGTAGAGTATTTGAAATCCAAGAATTATCTAACTCTTTGTTAAATATGAGTGAATCAATCTATGAATACCAACATAAACTAGAATTAAAAGTAAAAGAAAGAACAAAAGAATTAAAAGAAAAAAATAAAGAATTACGAAAACTTTCAGTTACTGATAAATTAACTAATATATACAATAGAATAAAACTTGATGAAGAGATAGAGATTCAAATAGATAGAGCCAAAAGATATGATGAAAACTTTGGGGTAATAATGATTGATGTGGATTATTTTAAACAAGTTAATGATACATATGGACATCAAGTAGGAGATACAACACTAATTGAAATTGCAAAGATTTTAAAAAACAATATAAGAAAAAGTGACATTGTTGGAAGATGGGGAGGAGAAGAGTTTTTAATTATTATAAATTATATAAATATTGATGATATTAAAGCTTTAGCAAATAGTATTAGAATAAAAATAGAAGAACACACTTTTCCAGTAATTGATAAGAAAACAGCAAGCTTTGGAGTTTCAACATATCAAAAAGATGATAGTATAAAAACATTACTTCATAGAGCAGATGAAGCTTTATATGAAGCAAAAGAAAAAGGTAGAAACTGTGTAGTTATAAATTAG
- a CDS encoding LapD/MoxY N-terminal periplasmic domain-containing protein, translating into MSLFRQISILLSVIFILLFVLILTISFNQIKDSAQKSLYENVQNSVSNISLSITNAKFDESTIKTVLNASFDNGNYEKILFKNLEEKIVYKRIKKEDTDDNVPTWFLNFVSIDEIFSSSTVSQGWSILGTLEVYANRDTLYLQLYKIFVSLSFTLVAIFIFVLLIISFFFKTILKPLIMIKEQSDCAMNNNFIFQEKIPFTLEFKSLTISINKMIEKIQNMFHQANEILKRNKELLYIDQLTKLYNRNYFIFKISEYLDENSTNNSGFIITVVLNKIDLLNKKIGYESVDEVIKCVTNFLNQITMNNNSSFSARTKAGEFIIVLPRENKDRVIKWAEELSINLSEIMKKNYNESDIKFSIGICSYNNLDTNSKFLSKIDFTILNSKINNTNKEYYLNEKDISTSKKDFRQIINFANKNDSFNLLFRKIVELNTNKTIYNTISFEIKTEDKNYAYGEFIALVIELDLLEEVYLKIIKKVLDLKLSDEIVTIQIPNRFIENMPFEKLNKMFSSTNNFKNIIFELEEESFFKNYFNCIVFVNLLKDYKFDLAIFNFLGISQDYNYLKLIKPKYIKVNKEILESENLYALNMIKNSLNIELIATSVNLEEDIKSLQDKNITLISGEVTEKLKDKN; encoded by the coding sequence ATGAGTCTATTTAGGCAAATTTCAATTTTACTATCAGTTATATTCATATTACTTTTTGTTCTAATTTTAACAATAAGTTTTAATCAAATAAAAGACTCTGCACAAAAATCACTATATGAAAATGTTCAAAATAGTGTATCTAATATTAGTCTTTCTATAACAAATGCTAAATTTGATGAGAGTACAATAAAAACAGTTTTAAATGCAAGTTTTGATAATGGAAATTATGAAAAAATTTTATTTAAAAATCTAGAAGAAAAGATTGTATATAAAAGAATAAAAAAAGAAGATACTGATGATAATGTGCCGACATGGTTTTTAAATTTTGTTAGTATAGATGAAATTTTCTCTTCATCAACAGTATCTCAGGGCTGGTCAATACTTGGTACACTTGAAGTTTATGCAAATAGAGATACACTTTATTTGCAATTATATAAAATATTTGTAAGTTTATCTTTTACTTTAGTTGCAATATTTATTTTTGTGTTATTAATAATTTCTTTTTTCTTTAAAACAATTTTAAAACCATTAATTATGATTAAAGAACAAAGTGATTGTGCTATGAATAATAATTTTATTTTTCAAGAAAAAATACCTTTTACTTTAGAGTTTAAATCATTAACTATCAGTATAAATAAAATGATTGAAAAAATACAAAATATGTTTCACCAAGCAAATGAAATTTTAAAAAGAAATAAAGAATTACTATATATAGATCAACTAACTAAACTATATAATAGAAATTATTTTATATTTAAAATAAGTGAATATTTAGATGAAAATAGTACAAATAATAGTGGATTTATTATCACCGTAGTATTAAACAAAATTGATTTATTAAATAAAAAAATTGGCTATGAAAGTGTAGATGAAGTAATTAAGTGTGTAACGAATTTTTTAAATCAAATTACGATGAATAATAACTCAAGTTTTAGTGCAAGAACAAAAGCAGGAGAATTTATTATTGTTTTACCTAGAGAAAATAAAGATAGAGTAATTAAATGGGCTGAAGAGTTATCTATAAATTTATCAGAAATTATGAAAAAAAACTATAATGAAAGTGATATAAAGTTTTCTATTGGCATTTGTTCATATAATAATCTAGATACAAATAGTAAGTTTTTAAGTAAAATTGACTTTACAATACTAAACTCAAAGATAAATAATACAAATAAAGAATATTATTTAAATGAAAAAGATATTTCAACATCTAAAAAAGATTTTAGGCAAATTATAAATTTTGCAAATAAAAATGATAGTTTCAATCTTTTATTTAGAAAAATAGTTGAGTTAAATACAAATAAGACAATATATAATACTATTAGTTTTGAAATTAAAACAGAAGATAAAAACTACGCTTATGGAGAATTTATCGCTTTAGTTATTGAACTTGATTTATTAGAAGAAGTTTATTTAAAGATTATAAAAAAAGTTTTAGATTTAAAATTGTCAGATGAAATAGTAACAATTCAAATTCCTAATAGGTTCATTGAAAATATGCCATTTGAGAAACTAAATAAAATGTTCAGTTCCACAAATAACTTTAAAAATATTATATTTGAATTAGAAGAGGAATCTTTTTTTAAAAACTATTTTAATTGTATTGTATTTGTTAATTTACTTAAAGATTATAAGTTTGACCTTGCTATTTTCAATTTTTTAGGAATCAGTCAAGACTACAACTATTTAAAACTTATTAAACCTAAATATATCAAAGTTAACAAAGAAATACTAGAGAGTGAAAATTTATATGCATTAAATATGATAAAAAACTCATTGAATATTGAATTAATAGCTACATCTGTTAATTTAGAGGAAGATATTAAATCTTTACAAGATAAAAATATTACTCTAATATCAGGTGAAGTAACTGAAAAGCTAAAAGATAAAAATTAG
- a CDS encoding transglutaminase-like cysteine peptidase encodes MKIFIIILFLALSYSSASFSSSSLIQKVEKKYKRFAKNRFVALERTIKRASKKSEEKKLEIVNDFFNYVPYGDDKDIYGVSDYWASPYEFLARDKGDCEDYVIAKYLVLKHLGVSSKKMFLSYVRLKGSKEAHMVLSYFKTPNSEPLILDSVNKKIFKASKRTDLTPIYNFNPNILKNGKKTSAHKKWDTLMKNFRENKI; translated from the coding sequence ATGAAAATATTTATTATTATCCTATTTTTAGCTTTATCGTATTCTTCTGCTAGTTTTAGTAGTTCCTCTCTTATACAAAAAGTAGAGAAAAAATACAAGCGTTTTGCAAAAAATAGATTTGTAGCATTAGAGCGAACTATAAAAAGAGCGTCAAAAAAGAGCGAAGAGAAAAAGTTAGAGATAGTAAATGATTTCTTCAACTATGTACCCTATGGTGATGATAAAGATATTTATGGAGTAAGTGATTATTGGGCAAGTCCTTATGAGTTCTTAGCACGGGATAAAGGTGATTGTGAGGATTATGTTATTGCAAAATATCTTGTGTTAAAACATTTAGGTGTGTCTTCTAAAAAGATGTTTTTATCTTATGTTAGATTAAAAGGTTCAAAAGAAGCACATATGGTACTTTCTTATTTTAAAACACCTAATTCTGAACCTCTAATTTTAGATAGTGTAAATAAAAAAATATTCAAAGCATCAAAAAGAACTGATTTGACACCAATTTATAACTTCAATCCAAATATATTAAAAAATGGTAAGAAAACATCTGCTCATAAAAAATGGGATACATTAATGAAAAATTTTAGGGAGAATAAAATATGA